Proteins encoded in a region of the Mycoplasma feriruminatoris genome:
- a CDS encoding signal peptidase II, which yields MWLKDKLVEAKVFLKNHNYLWKFKLLVCLPIFVVLTSLDWITKAIVVGHMKLGETKTFLSGFLNFHYVINLGMAYGRWNDKAYLVILLATFFSLFLTITFIFLNNKKWLIVLVIILAGSWGNLLARLWAPGNEDNIYYGVVDFLIWDFSLFNSRNYVFNLADLYVNIAIGLTILFTIIELVIFIKSKIKTKRQTEKIENEQNNS from the coding sequence ATGTGATTAAAAGATAAATTAGTAGAAGCAAAAGTTTTTTTAAAAAACCACAATTATCTTTGAAAATTTAAACTATTAGTATGTTTACCTATTTTTGTAGTTCTAACTAGTTTAGATTGAATTACAAAAGCTATTGTTGTAGGTCATATGAAATTAGGTGAAACTAAAACTTTTTTATCTGGGTTTTTAAATTTTCATTATGTAATTAATCTTGGAATGGCTTATGGTAGATGAAATGATAAAGCTTATTTAGTAATTTTATTAGCAACATTTTTTAGTTTATTTTTAACAATAACTTTTATATTTTTAAATAATAAAAAATGATTAATTGTTTTAGTAATTATATTAGCTGGATCTTGAGGTAATTTATTAGCTAGATTATGAGCTCCTGGTAATGAAGATAATATATATTATGGAGTTGTTGATTTTTTAATTTGAGATTTTAGTTTATTTAATTCAAGAAATTATGTTTTTAATTTAGCTGATTTATATGTAAATATTGCTATTGGTTTAACAATTTTATTTACAATTATTGAACTTGTCATATTTATAAAAAGTAAAATTAAAACAAAAAGACAAACAGAAAAAATAGAAAATGAACAAAATAACTCTTAA